The Zerene cesonia ecotype Mississippi chromosome 2, Zerene_cesonia_1.1, whole genome shotgun sequence region ctaaatttcattatttttttaaaacgttttacaatatttttcctATTAAAGCATctacaatactttttataataagtgttataataatataattcaaaataagaaACGCCACTCTTTGAGATGAAAATTGTgctgaaattatataaaacacataattttaagtatctatactttttatttattatctggtCCTAGTATGTAGGTTATAAGTTTTAGaaatgtaagtaaattatattgtgcATGCTATTATCTACCAAGCTCAGGTTTTCATTGTAGCAAGGCACTCTAGCATAGATTATTAAGAAAtgctttgtattattaattctaGACTAATGCCTTAATATATTGCGCCTTTGAAatgtgaatgaaaaatattgctatgttaatttgttaagggggcaataaatttcatttcacgCGGGGATACTAATGATAAGCTCCTAATagcaaatgttaattttatcttatccTGTATATCTTATGAAGTTTTCAATTGTAAAGTGATTGATATTCATAATGTCCTATGATATAggaatatctatttaataatctttaatCAACGTCTCCAGTCGTAGATAATAgacagttttttatttttatttttttactattgatTATTGTCTACAATTGATTACATCTCCATgttaaagtaaataacataatacggtttatattttacactaaATAACTACCTGATAACCAAAGAATATagatatgtgtatatttttgtatataactattagaatttatttactattatatattagacttaGCATTATTAgcatagaaaatatatgatgatagcattattttttattctgttcgtattaaataaaaacacactaTTTACAGACTCTACGTACCACTCCCAAAGCTGTATAAAATGGACCAATCGAGGGTGATGGTGACACAATTTTCATCGGAAAAATTAGAACAATTTAGCTTATTATCATACTTTCGATATGCGTTTATGGTAAGCTCCTTTCGCTAGCTAAGGTATTGGGTAGTTAGAGATTCCAACCGCTCTAATTATGCGCCTGGTCCGGAAACGGGCAGccgccgagggggtcgcggatgGATTttaagcggctcgacggatcacagtggggttttggtcggtaagaatccgacataacccacggctccattcctgggagccgtgggttatgtcggattctcacactatataaaaagaaagttaGATTTCCAAACACATTCCTGTGGCTTGGCTGATAATTGAACAATTAAACGCACTAACCTAAAGTGAAgttgtattgtaattatacgACAGGCTTTGTCCAAGATGAATAACCACCCACCCACTCATACATAAAGGTACTATGTATGCCCACAATCTAGGAAGCTGGTAGAATAGGAAACGATgctcataaatttataacgctCTTAAATGAATGAGTGACAGCTGACAGCCGGGTGTACATCAGAAAATTGGATATCTCTTCGAAtcttgcaaaaaaaaaaacaagcgcaatacatataaatagttttaattttttaatagaaaaaatatgttctaaaatctatgaatttttgatgtaaaaacgtaatttattattttttacattaattattttgtacaaatgtgttaaaatgtaaataatcaaTCAAGATTTGCATGCCATTTTCAACAagcattttgtatattttaaatcatattttcacTTCCTAGATAGGAGAATACAGGCTACACTATGACTATTGTTTATCGGAGAGATATATCATCGATCTATCGAATATTCACATTGGACTGCTTACAAAAGTGAACCCTATACTGGTGAAGAAAGCAGAAGTGTTGTGTACAgtaagtttattttcttatcttaTACTAGAAGCACGtctcggctccgcccggatatccttcctttctatttatattcttcCTTCCTGTTGGATTCCTATTTATtccaaggaagcatttaatcgggataaaaagtatcccatcacccacgtcagctcataccctgtcggtataacaaatttcatcaaaattcgttaaGAAGTTTCATCGTGAtcgacggacaaacatcaaaacaaacaaactttcactttTAGTGTGATTACATGCTTCATGTTGACCATTCGCAACGTTACCTACTGTCATAATTATATCCGCTTAAAgctattttatagtaaaccTGAATAACGTAATCAATAtgtcataatcatcatcatcatcagcccatacacgttcccactgctggcaaataggcctcctatgcgggtacaggccataatccaccacactggccaagtgcgggttggcagatgtcaaatgtcgtcgaacttttgattcttggacatgccggtttcctcacgatgtttttcttcaccgttttaatcAATATGTATCTAACTACAATTGTGATTGTTTAATAagtaaaactgtatttttactACAATGTTCAcgacagtaaaaaaaaaatatgttcctataatgtgtttatttacacacataagtaaaacaaaataacacaaaacaatGGCTCGGTTCAAGGGTAACTAAAGACAAGATCTTAATTTATGagattattaattaccttATAGTGTAACTTACGCACGATTTAAAAAAGGTATCGTTTCAAGGATgctcattaaatataatttgtttttcaaaatttttttatcggcagtagtaataaaagaaaatgcgTAGTTATTGGTAtcgtttgttaaaattttagttatattttagcTCACATAAAAATGGTGATTCAATTAATACACGAAGTTCGTCAATgccattgaattattttagaaagaaagacaaagaaAGTAAATCATTTATCTtgacacagacatacacacacacaacagatcaTAATAGAAAACAGAAACAtgcaataaatcaaaaaagaagagaaaaaaaaaacaaaaattttattaatattgtgcaagaaacaatgaaaattagtccaataacacaataaaactgTCGGTTGTTGTATGAAACGATAATttctgtaatttaaaaacctaCCAAGatgtctataattattttatttgtcttcaCAATCACGCATGACTTAATACAAACGATATCATAATTGCTTTTGTGCGGCCGATagcaattgtatttttaccATATAATTGTCGTAAGCATAATAACTGAAATGCACCAGCTCATGCTAGAATAAATCCTCCAATAAATAGGAatccatttaatttttcaggAAGGTTTcggtacaaaaataaaaggcaTTCACTTACTGAATGCGCCGTCCTTCGTGGACAGGATTGTTTCTCTCATAAAGCAAGGTCTTAAAGAAAAGGTAGCCAGGCGGCTTCACGTGCATAATTCATATGCGGACCTACATAAGCATATCCCAAAAGAAATACTACCTAAGGACTACGAAGGGGATGGCCCGAGCTTATCTAAATTAGCAGGTATCTAAACTAAACATATAAGTTTAAAGTAAATGTAGTcataataactattttgttCGCTACGTTCTATATAATTGCACTCTAgcgttttatattacaattatatggTCAGGGCCATTTTTTACTACAAACTTGGGCCTTGATCACTATGAAGTTTTTGCCCGTTTTGAGTCAATATAACACAAGCTTCTATTGTTTGTAGGATTTAAGCAATGTGCAAGGGACTGGAAGGGTCCTGATAATATGGAAATTGAAACGAAATTCGAATCAAGTTATTACTCGTtgattaaaacttataattattgtgtgaTGCgtctattaatatttgataactaaccataattaaaatgtattctagAACAATGGAAAGAATCGCTGAGAACTGAAGAAGCCAGACAGATAATAAAAGACAGCGACAAATTGGTAGCTGACGAGTCTCGACGCAATTCCTCAAAGTTCAACGAAGAGTATTTAGGAATGCCCGGGTCCTTTAGGAAATTGAATGTAGATTAATCTAGAATTTACCGAGGCGTTGTTTACGGTGGTGTGAATGTGAAAAATTTCTTCCAAGTTAGGTATTTTATGGTTTGTTGAAGATAATTGTATTGAATGTTAAGATTAAGGGttgtcaaatatatattttaagacgGACAAAGTAAGAATTGTCAAGTAGTTGCCACGcatattgaagaaaaaaaatattctaagtattttttttttatatgggagtcgagcacgcttcagcacggaTTGGGCCGCTCGCACCGGGGAGGTACCACACCCGCACACAgaaccagcgtgaaatagaagcatgctatgctgtgtttcgtacggtgagagGGGGAGCCGGAGACTCGTTACTTATCCTTACCTCTCTTAGTCCATTCCTtgtttccagtcatcaatcctttctttatcactttccccttaaaagtgggTCGCGCATTTGCAAAAGCACTACCTCTACGAGTGTTCACGGGCGCTAGTAATCAtttaccattaggcgaaccaccagctcaattgcccgcttatagcataaaaaatattgtttacagttataaaataatacgttatTATTGTGAgtgaatgtttaattaataataaataagtcttCCTTGAAACTTGACCCAACATATCTTAAGATTtaacaataaagtaaaattttaaaaataagaagttTTATTCTCCGAttcaaaagtttattttcaGTGCCATAAACAATTATGTATCGTAAAGGGCAACTCTGTGAGACAATCAGTGTCACGAGATGAACTTTTTCGCCTTGACTTTCTGGTTTTGTCGTCatgatacataatttaatacttcCCATTTCCTCAGACCCTAGCAGATAACAGGATGGTTTTGATGTCAAATAATGAAGATGCAAAGAGGTAAAACATATATCTAAGGAAAAGCCCTTTATAGATAGAGTAGTATggatttacattaaaatattgaatcctTATGCTGCTATTGAAACATTCATAATAAGTGTGTATATCTTGTCAGAATAAGATTGCTTATTTGTCTAAGTCATTAGTATTATACTCTGGTTTCCCTTCAAAACGTCAAACTaactgcgctccgcggtttcatatataacatcatcttgatgttttatataaatagactagctgcacccggcaaacgctgttctgccttactcttatcgtttagtggtatgaaaaatagatgttagccgattctcagacctacccaatatgcttaccaaatttcagaggaatcggtcaagccgtttcggaggagtatagagactaacattgtgacacgagaattttatatataaatagatagatagatagatagatagatagatagatataggTACGTCATTCAAGTTACGCAAGGTTAGTACCTTGCGTACCTTTTGGTAACTTGGTAATTTTATCTCAACGATACAAATTAAAGGGCTTGATTAATTTGTATCGATGAGAACTTCACGTAAAGTTGAGTCTGGATgagttacaatttatatagtcCTCATCGGTTTACAGCTACCTTCTATAGGGCTTACTAATTAAGATTCAACATGCGAAAATGTTCAGTTTTACAAAACAATGCATAATCCGTGCTCGTGCAATGtactttaacattttaaactaaatattaatcgAAATCTTActcttttatgtcatagcgggcaacggggtggttcgcctgatagtaagcgatcaccaccagcccatgaacattcgcagagttaAGTGTCTCTACGAATGCGCTGCTCGCTCTTTAGGCAAGAGATGAGGAAGGATTTACGATGGGAAAGGAGGAATGGATTCTAAAGGGTCAAGAAAAGgcaacgggcctccggctctctCACTCAACGTACGAAACAGGTACTATTTCTATGTATGTACTATACTATACAGTATGGTACTGTTTCACGtcagtcttctgtgggggtgtggtacttccccggtgcgagctggcctaattcgtgccgaaacgggctcgactcccacaataaaaacactTGCTGTTAAATATAGAGTAAACCTATTTAACCCTGATGATTTATTCAgggtaataagataaactaattaaattattgtcacGGATCCTGgataagtatacaaagttCACATTCAATTTGTCCGTataaaatcgttaaaaatCGAGTCTTGAGGAGTCCGTTACATACCAAactaaacatacaaacatacatgctaaaataaataaaacatcctaatattataagaatgataaaatagtttgttttgaatattataataatactagctgcgccccgcggtttcacccgcgtaagtccgtatcccgtaggaatatccggataaaaaatagatgttggccgattctcagacctacccgatatgcacaaaaaatttcatcaaaatcggtcaagccgtttcggaggagtacggcaacgaaaactgtgacacgggaattttatatattagattaaccATCATTTATAGACACGTAGACTGCTTTCTACAAACTAATTGTTCTAACAAGAAGAACTGGTTTCGTGAATCAATTGACCTAAATCGTTTATGgtcaatatttgttattataaatgactagctgcgccctgcggtttcttTCGGAACGTCATGacggatttttttaaatcgttaattaatattcccTAGGTCTGAATTATTAGGTGGTTACATTTTCAATAGCTCTGAAGACCACAAAATTACTAGAAACCACTagcatttttatgatttaaataaaataaaagtcaaaAATATGATCTATACATGGGACAacgtgatttttataaaaattaaccacAAAATAAGTGAGTAATAATTATCCAAAGTCTATTACAATAGTGTTGGGTCaactgataaataattagagcaagattcaatatatttcaaaacaccATATGCTGGATGAAAAGGTTAACTATTTAGTTATGTGCGTAGgtaattcatataaacaaaaacattacaatatttcgATTGGTAATTTAgacttacataaattatacttcatgtatttaattatgttataacattggtgtatatttagttaatctgttttaatacatattttgtaatccTTTATTGgcgaattattaaatacaacatattgttgtaatgtatttaacatGCAGAtgattacaattaaacaaataaaaaaataaataaaacactgtCGATTTTTGgtgtaaataactttatttctattacCTATTAGCGGTACAATCGTAtggaaatagattttattatatatagaaaatatcaaacaaacacacagttgtattttttatgttatataattaaagaaggTTTGatcaaattacttttatttattcaatgttgCTTACttgttaaatcattttatttgaccTTCTATCACCTTCTATGGATATAAACCAGTTACGTGTGTAACACAAggttgtcatttatttgtatgcgTAGTTTTAGGTCTGTATATTTGGTGATggtccaataaataaataatgcccTGCATATCATATTCACCTAATGATACTGCAGCAAATGATAATGATGTTGATGcaataaagatttttcttttttgatctatttattattaaaatatagttatgaaaaaatgtaaaaatagcatgtacaaatttattaatgtggTGTTAAACTTAACAACTATAGTGGGAGATAACTTTTTTCTATCACTACGCAATTTATATCATCATTCGATTACGAGTtttctaaatgttattaagtctatatattttatttttttaattattaaattaagaatgaataaatgtttatataatataaaaaacactgaaatgttaaaagtattgttaactttattataaaaatatttattgaattttaattaagttatatcgttattaaataatacttatgaatctttataaacatttattattaacacataacaaaatatattaattcaatcgTACATTCATTGAAACTATCAActtctaaattaatttcattaaatgataatagCTAGATAACTAGACAATCATAATATAgacaaaacagtttttaaaaaacctttaaaaaagttttcatatCATCTTTATCTTTGTTTAGATTCATTAAAAAGCTGCGTCATAAACaccgttaaaaaaaaaacatacgtaTAATCATTATGTGGTTAGTGTAAGATATCGGAACCACAGTCACTTGTATTCTCGCGTTGGTGCTTGTTACTCGTAGTTGGTTGTCATGGAAACCATACCGAAAAACCGAATGTTTGAATATAGAGATGacacaatgaaatttgtgcGTGAacagtataatttaaacacacCAGCCCGGATTAATCAAGCCATTGATATCTTAGAAGATTGGATTAAGAAGCAGTGTCATTTTGGGAAGACCGATTTCTGTGAGTATTTGTGTGCTAAATTTAATACACTATGTTATTATTGgaattttgcatattattgtttcgagtaatattaagatttagaCAGAGTAGTTTTGTACTTATAGTTGCCTGTGATTGCTATGCAGGGGTGATATATTTCAACTGCCAATATTTTCAAGAAAGCTTTGTAGCTCCTGTCTTTTGCCTGACCTACTGAAGCAAATATTATAGACATACAGCAAAAATACCATTGTTTTGGGgtgtataaaacatattacatagcaataatgctttatttttatactagctgcgccccgcggtttcaccggtGGAAGTtagtatcccgtagggatatttagacaaaaagttgcctatatgttattccagtagtccagctttctacgtacgtgatttcattgcaatcggtttagcagtttttgcgtgaaagagtaacaagcatacacacatccttacaaacttttgcgtttataataaatatagtagtaggatagtaggataagattagtaggattaggatGATTTAACTAGACGCTCTTCCCGGCGCCGCACTGTtttcaagattcctgttttatcccaagggagcatttaatcaggataaaaagtatcttatcaATTCAGCTgtatgtataccaaatttcatcaaaatccgttaagtagtTCAacatgattgacggacaaacatcgaaacaaacaaactttcacatttataatattagtgtgatgtgCAGAAATGGTCTGGttactgttttaatatattatgtacattttaaggttcattttaaactaaaaaaatgaaaatgttatattataacgacaatatttatataattttaatggtatcttacttatatttgtgtgttactaatttttaattacacaataataatggCATTACTTTTTTACGTTTCGCTAGTTTAACTTTTTACCTGCctcctattaaatatttttgtttttcacttGTTTTGTTGGTTGCCTGGAAAAGATCACttgtaagtgataaggccgcgtTCTGTGCTGTATATTTTAGCATAAATAttagtgtatttatttctgcTATGTtgacagcacaataaagtgttaaaaataaataataaatataaattcaccACTGACATCACAATATACTCTTCACTTATGTTGGTACTGTACTCAAAAAAGTACTTCGAGTCCTATCCCTTAATTTCCGAAAAAACAGTGTTCaagaataaagtatatttagatataaaaaatcatatttagaATAAGATTAAACGAATCTTTAATATCAAGTCTctaaataagtacatatttaatcCGAAGGTCGTATGTACACATATTATGTAGGATATGACCATAAAGAATCAagctataaacaattttataattgacatTGTGCATGTGGTTTGTTATGTGTAAACtgagtaattaaataacttatacaGGGTGTTAATTTTTGGTGGAGGAAAACTACGCGATACTTCttccattattttaataagtcaCAGAACTGCATTCAAACACTttcaaaacatatataaaaattccgTCGCGAcctgaaagaaaaacaaacaaaaaaacacgtattaaaaacatttatcacATAAGTAAGAATCGAAAAAAATCAAGAGATCGTAGATAATAAGctaatgtatacatataacaatctgactcttaaatattcaaatacttaTGTTAATCGCGCCTTCATTCGACGAAATATTAAGCAGTAACATTTATTCTAAGCATGAATTAGATACTTAATGATAATGGCGTTATACATGGAACCTGTGAAATTATAAATCGGTAGTACTTATGGTTATACCTATACACTACACTATTATAACGGGTTCTATatcaagttttaataattaaacactaCCTGCCTGCTCGAATTTAATATCTAGGTCCTTAAAGTTTCTTTTTATCCGATCAAATGGGGATTTTTTCATTCTGCAAACTCAAACATGAACCAAATCAAgcaaaagttaaataaaacgttatcATATTCCATAGTTCTACATCTGTAACGTACCACAAATTCGAACCTTTCTTTGAAATTcagtataatatgtttaaactgatgattctttttttttttttttagcaaGAGAATATCTAGAAAGAGCCATTATAATATGCAAGGGGTCTACGGAAAAAGCTAAGAAGAAATTGGACAAAACCTGCACGTTCAGAACTCTTATGCCTGCATTTTTCGAAATCCACAACCCCAGAGACCTTGTTAAAGAATACGACAATATTGTGTGAGTAACTTTCATGTAGATTAAATGTGAGTGAAGTTTTTCATTAACAGAAGATGTTATTAACTTTCGCGAGAACTAATCAACATCTTCAATTATGTTGTAACGAGGAAAGATCGCTCTTTATTTAACAGATACATAACTTATTTCATccttttctatttatctaattaaatagCCTACCTGTAGGTTCCCTAGTATAAATAGATTGGCAAGCTAAgctcaataaaatattgtctatTCTTTATATGTAACATTCACCATATTTTGTTTGGTACTAAGCAgtgttttataagtataaaaatttttcatcaGTTCAAGGTGAACCCTTCAATCATCATTATCTAAACGACATCATAATTTTAGAGTCCTTTGAGttattactaaaaatgttaatctacatacacaaatatatatagccGTGTTTAAACTTAATAGAGGGCAAGAGTAAGTTAGGCATTAAATGAAATTCGTAAATTTAATGTGGgattcgagcacgcttcggcacgaattgggcaccggggaagtaccacacccccatagaaaaccggtgtaaataaaataatagcatgctatcgTGTTTTGTACAGTGAGTGGGGTAAACGGAGACCCGTTTCCTTCTTGTCCATTCCTTCCTTCCAGTCGTGAATTCTTTCTTTATACATAACTCTTAATAGCAAGCAGTGCAatcgcagaggccctacctctacgaatgttcctgggcggtggtgatcgcttaccatcagacaaaACAACTTCTTAGTTGCCTgctatgacatgaaaaaaaataatataattatgtgaaCTGCAAAAAGTTACATAGaagagtaaatattttaattgacgaATGAGTCCATGCTggttaatttgttattataatgtattttatttatgccaATCAAGTTAATATGTCGTTGTCCTTCACTCCATGGTCTTTGGCCTGTTAACTATATCACAGATAAATTATACTAGACTCCAAAAGACAAGCGGTAGACGATTAGATTGCAGGAACAAAATCCATTGTAAACGTGTGCTAAAAGTACTAAAGGCGGAGAAATTGGGTTAGGTTtactaaaatttttttttaattaccggTAAAATGATTTATGACTCTAATGtgcatttacataattaatatgtagaacatttaatttgtttatcgtCAATGGTCAATATGCGctaaattatatctatgtatttaaaaatgaatccctatttcccttgaCCACGTCATCACGGCACaaatggctggaccgatttcagaaattctttcaccattagaaagctgcaattactctgagtgacataggctatatatgtgccACAGCTGAAACCAGGGTTGACAgatagttaatatataatccTCTGCATGATGTTACttacatcaaaattttaacgtgtcttt contains the following coding sequences:
- the LOC119834639 gene encoding uncharacterized protein LOC119834639 — protein: METLQHHPLIEISVDDVIKAREFYGINDAKRITESLDLIDEWCKKQDHLSEACKALNRNILERILILSRGSVEATKIKIDKMFTSRAMMPELCMNRSVEEFETLWEYGLYVPLPKLYKMDQSRVMVTQFSSEKLEQFSLLSYFRYAFMIGEYRLHYDYCLSERYIIDLSNIHIGLLTKVNPILVKKAEVLCTEGFGTKIKGIHLLNAPSFVDRIVSLIKQGLKEKVARRLHVHNSYADLHKHIPKEILPKDYEGDGPSLSKLAEQWKESLRTEEARQIIKDSDKLVADESRRNSSKFNEEYLGMPGSFRKLNVD